The DNA sequence TGGTAAGACCAGTGACCCGTTTTACATGGAGCTTATCGGCGGTGTGGCAGAGGCTGCTCGCGAGGTGGATTGTGATATTGTTATTTCACACTTTGCCCCTAAAAATTATGATGATTTGACCCACCTTGTAGAAACAAGCCGATCAGAGGGGATTATTTTCCTTGGGCAATCATTTTTACATGAGCGTTTTAATCGCTTAGCAAAGCAGGATGGTCGCTTTGTCGTTTGGGGCGCTAATTTACCTGGACAGCAATATTGTTCTGTGGGGTCTGATAATATCAGAGGAGGAGAGAAGGCTGTGTCGCATTTGTTGCGCCTTGGCCGTCGAAAAATTGTCTTCCTCGGGGATGTGGAAGCCCCTGAATTTTATCAGCGGTATCAGGGCTATCTCAGGGCGATGGAAAAGGCAGATTTAGATATTGATGATCGACTAATCTCAAGTGCACATTTGCAGCCTGAAAGTGCTGAATCGTCCGTCGATGCGATGATTGCAAGCGGGTATGAATTTGATGCAATTTTTGCAGCATCGGATCTTATAGCATTTGGCGCAATTGCTGCGCTAAATAGGGCTGGCATGCGTGTGCCTGAGGATGTGGCGGTCGTTGGTTATGATAATATTGTCATGGGGCAATATTCTAATCCACCCTTGACCACCATTTCTCAGGATATGATGAAGGCGGGGCGCATTTTAGTATCGAAATTATTGAATTCAAGAAGCAATAAAGAATTGCTTTCTGAACGGTTGCCAACAGAATTGATTGTCCGCTCTTCCTGTGGGGCTTAATCGCCTAACCCGTAATCTCGTGTGACTGTGGAAATCCGTGTTTTGTAGGCGCGGTACCAAGTTTTCCGACCTGCTTTTTGTGCAGCTTGGTGATCTGCATTGGCCTTCCAGTTTTTGATGGCGTCTTCGTCTCTCCAGTAACTAACCGTGATGCCAAATCCTGTTTCATCCCTTACACTTTCGATTCCAAGATATCCATCCTGTTTGCTAGCAAGAGCTACCATTTCATCGGCTGTTTGTGCATAGCCTTTCTCATCGACTTCTTCGCGTTGATTTGAAAATATGACGGCGATGTAGGGTGGTCTTGGTGTAGGAGAGATGGACATAGTGATCATTCTTTCTTAATGAGGGCGGGCTTTGCTGTATCCTGCGAAGCTGCTTAGCATTTATCAAAGGAGTATAGGGGATAAAATGTGGGCTGAAAAATCCTTTCTCTTAGGTCGATGGTTTATTGCGCTTGAATATGGCAAAGCTCTCCCCTAGATATAAAGAAAGGGCTCGTCATAGAGTTCGAAAATTGGGTAGATATGAAAAAAATTGTCATTACAGCTGTTCTAACGTCCGTTCTGATGGGGTGTGCACCTACACCACCAAAATCTGTCACCAATAGTTGTGTCATGCTCGACGATAAATCAAGTTGGTATAAGTCTTTAAAAAAAGTACGAAAAGAATATGGAAC is a window from the Temperatibacter marinus genome containing:
- a CDS encoding antibiotic biosynthesis monooxygenase family protein is translated as MSISPTPRPPYIAVIFSNQREEVDEKGYAQTADEMVALASKQDGYLGIESVRDETGFGITVSYWRDEDAIKNWKANADHQAAQKAGRKTWYRAYKTRISTVTRDYGLGD
- a CDS encoding LacI family DNA-binding transcriptional regulator; this encodes MPNKITRLEDLAHLAGVSTATVSRALNDSPKVNQETKRRVWRLAQEHDYNFRPNMPAIMSGSDSTIAIVIPMHPGRDGKTSDPFYMELIGGVAEAAREVDCDIVISHFAPKNYDDLTHLVETSRSEGIIFLGQSFLHERFNRLAKQDGRFVVWGANLPGQQYCSVGSDNIRGGEKAVSHLLRLGRRKIVFLGDVEAPEFYQRYQGYLRAMEKADLDIDDRLISSAHLQPESAESSVDAMIASGYEFDAIFAASDLIAFGAIAALNRAGMRVPEDVAVVGYDNIVMGQYSNPPLTTISQDMMKAGRILVSKLLNSRSNKELLSERLPTELIVRSSCGA